In Thermodesulforhabdaceae bacterium, the following proteins share a genomic window:
- the dksA gene encoding RNA polymerase-binding protein DksA has translation MKQEDLLYFKKLLQDRLRELLEEAEKTVQDMSDNGTFFPDPADRASAEAERSFLLRIRERERKLIGKIREALERIENGTFGICEQCGDDIDIERLKARPVTTLCIECKRKQEALEKIRGE, from the coding sequence ATGAAACAAGAAGATTTGCTTTACTTCAAAAAACTCTTGCAGGATCGGCTGCGAGAACTTTTGGAAGAGGCGGAAAAGACTGTTCAAGACATGAGCGATAACGGAACTTTTTTCCCTGATCCGGCTGATCGAGCATCAGCAGAAGCTGAAAGAAGTTTCTTGCTTCGAATTAGGGAACGGGAAAGAAAGCTTATTGGGAAGATCCGTGAGGCTCTTGAGCGAATCGAAAATGGCACCTTTGGAATTTGCGAACAATGTGGTGATGACATTGATATTGAAAGACTTAAAGCCCGTCCTGTGACAACTCTTTGTATTGAATGCAAACGTAAGCAAGAGGCATTAGAGAAAATAAGAGGCGAATAG
- a CDS encoding biotin--[acetyl-CoA-carboxylase] ligase yields the protein MSDQSLIEILRIFKSSPDKELSGEELALRFGITRTAVWKKIQKLEELGYVFEKKPKQGYQLISVPDLLHPVEILSELKTSWFAKRYFYYREIDSTNTEAMKLAMEEGPEGIAVVAESQTAGRGRLGRSWVSQPKKGLYFSFVLRPSIEPREASQLTLLTALALVETLQSLYKIPAMVKWPNDIVVEGKKIAGILAEAHMEPQKLKFVVVGVGVNVFYSQEDFVGNFRYTPTSISIELKNSPAFIRRQDILVSFGKTFEEFYETFLISGWQPWIEKLRKASMLLGKFVTINTGREKISGTAVDFSTTGGLILKLPSGGVQEIWIGDVEQVTWE from the coding sequence ATGAGTGACCAGTCTCTTATAGAGATTCTACGCATATTTAAATCTTCGCCTGATAAGGAACTTTCAGGCGAAGAACTGGCATTAAGGTTTGGCATCACAAGAACGGCTGTTTGGAAAAAAATACAGAAACTCGAAGAACTGGGCTATGTTTTTGAGAAAAAACCTAAACAGGGTTATCAACTAATTTCAGTGCCCGATTTGCTACATCCCGTAGAGATACTAAGTGAACTTAAAACATCATGGTTTGCTAAACGTTACTTTTACTACAGAGAAATCGATTCTACAAATACTGAAGCAATGAAGCTAGCTATGGAAGAAGGTCCTGAAGGAATAGCGGTCGTAGCAGAAAGCCAGACAGCAGGACGAGGCAGGCTTGGTAGAAGTTGGGTTTCTCAGCCTAAAAAAGGTCTTTACTTTTCTTTCGTGTTGCGTCCTTCCATAGAACCCCGTGAAGCTTCACAACTCACTCTCCTGACGGCTCTCGCTCTTGTTGAAACATTACAGAGCCTCTATAAAATTCCCGCCATGGTAAAATGGCCTAATGATATAGTTGTTGAAGGCAAAAAAATCGCCGGAATTCTTGCAGAAGCTCACATGGAACCTCAGAAACTAAAATTCGTTGTTGTAGGAGTTGGGGTCAACGTTTTTTACAGCCAGGAAGATTTTGTCGGCAACTTCAGATATACTCCTACCTCCATATCTATAGAACTCAAGAACTCCCCCGCATTTATAAGAAGGCAGGATATTCTTGTCAGTTTCGGAAAAACATTCGAAGAATTTTACGAAACCTTTCTTATTTCAGGCTGGCAACCCTGGATAGAAAAACTACGGAAGGCTTCCATGCTTCTGGGAAAGTTTGTAACCATCAACACAGGACGTGAAAAAATTTCTGGAACTGCTGTTGATTTTTCAACCACCGGAGGACTCATTCTTAAACTTCCTTCCGGTGGAGTTCAAGAAATATGGATCGGGGATGTGGAACAGGTAACATGGGAATAA
- the moaC gene encoding cyclic pyranopterin monophosphate synthase MoaC, whose translation MSSTNSSFTHLDEKGQVRMVDVTEKFPTLREARAEGKVKMSREVLEAILSGDAPKGNVLEAARIAGIMGAKKTWELIPLCHQLALTSVNIDFEIEWEPPAIAIFSVVKATDKTGVEMEALTAVSIAALTIYDMCKALDKMMTIDQIRLVYKSGGKSGVFNRSY comes from the coding sequence ATGAGTTCAACAAACAGCTCTTTTACTCATCTTGATGAAAAGGGTCAGGTCAGAATGGTGGATGTTACTGAAAAGTTCCCAACTTTGAGGGAGGCCAGAGCAGAAGGTAAAGTTAAAATGTCACGTGAGGTCTTAGAGGCTATTCTCAGTGGAGATGCACCCAAGGGGAATGTTCTGGAAGCCGCTCGGATAGCAGGAATTATGGGAGCTAAAAAAACATGGGAACTTATACCGCTTTGCCATCAGTTAGCGCTAACGTCTGTCAATATTGATTTTGAAATAGAATGGGAGCCTCCAGCTATTGCCATATTTTCCGTTGTAAAAGCGACTGATAAAACTGGGGTAGAAATGGAAGCCCTTACCGCTGTCTCTATTGCTGCTTTGACTATCTATGACATGTGCAAAGCTCTTGACAAAATGATGACTATAGACCAAATACGACTTGTTTATAAATCTGGCGGGAAAAGTGGTGTGTTCAATCGCTCCTATTAA